One Tenebrio molitor chromosome 2, icTenMoli1.1, whole genome shotgun sequence genomic region harbors:
- the px gene encoding genetic suppressor element 1 isoform X1 yields the protein MQTMDKIQVKKEPPPTDLQPLKATSDVPEICFVCGNKNHSQSYWLNVHPIPNKPKEPHFPFLTSHAPPAGYVPKSDLAVSACYLCYTLLIQQWEAYELSARPHSERLYWLKRVDNGPYTGADMGVQGEYAAQVLGLNNENSVGSNVRPPSRRDDIKVEISPRPPQIVSEEREHSEMIPEGALDLTHSQPSLQSLPVFHNQNSNSSTGTDILDLSMPDKNSTTEVCYVCGDGFPRGSLEVIAAKQLPDSPVQPFFPSLIEHPRPSRSRPIDSTGRVQACTDCQKHLIKQWQAFQTQGVPHNERNYTLRKRQSSTLDTTTFICYTCALEYPSSSIRLLYCCPNAEKEKYYPFIQNVKAPPGASPISPQGMIQVCYICYKAIPQKHQVFGGDPSAIVNNHVSVTDVQYHNSTSSRPSTVKSPANSAGSDIRYKPYDINPAIITSKKKQAALESRQLMKANMASRTTSPAPDINGQPLTQSYRCYICTGLFPRTQMEWISTSPEGMNSHAMHFPCLRNVARTSENSCMDSHGRVLSCTRCVNHLAQQWETYENERVPLERRRYEIPMPDPSSSNGDRGIPTPPSTNSERTIASNPGGSSIYCFVCGLHSEFTLARVVYGRPQGRNAPYFPYLLQRVSPPNTEQLREDGSALVCTFCYHSLVSQWRRYEAQGLSAPSADKREYNTHDYCCYVCGITTYRKRVRALLIKDFPFLRFHPQPEHSLLLENGDYAVVCLDCYETLRTQSLEYERWGLPLDKRQYNWITQPPPPEDSPEATIARLPSGQRSDKVVPPTFLAKPSKKNCSPKLIERKSGSKSEPSDDGHYVSVPNSPKVVVSTNGSAKPRVTTGHAVPGPGPGTQSQSSHSFAAALRNLAQQSVPGSEHPSTTPSAPEPLRRESASVPAPEKSKVSSELPLYATSSIRPPETRMSVGNSTDRYPQSSLTDLGRSGFQPYRPEERIPSVPVGLEVPGYPPYGYPSIPLLDEQLYYERMGLLRPPWPPLGPAYLPYMLPGASMPLYIHERLKLEEEHRQRLAAVRKDDHTEREMLEHRELLQQQREREQREKERAQRDREKAQQARISPHMTPSHLSAQSPMMLPILHSGSMLPSTPLSLTSTTRQSPLSAGFLTPSSLSHNYPVPRSSPSLQRHSPHTNLHSSTGYSLNLSQQQRQSPIIQPSGPLINNTSMGQLSSQVPKAPTPKLSTVPKISVAPTPVTSTSVVNSNSSSDVTKTVTDDRPTASSAARKPTIAPNQLYQFNTQTEPTLPQTVPLPCNNKNVIKPNNQEQQTKCKPSPYNIDYIVKDLAIPKQSKDPSESPLKNGTKIKTENATESAQKEEKKSKEEAKESRFFDSAYSDMSSEVKHASTPVNNSVNQQTHSPQLPVPSPNLPIEPKECHKQILPNTFVPTINNNYISAPHSTSQNELRKTDCFETHSTDLAEKSTDSNKNASLTLKPINKLCNTISPTEGVDSATCQKPPIETPFTVLNIPNLNFQAPPVKRQKLSKIDVATIRRKMRRQKRLIKPKEPKVISDNNSKVTVDFGVSVFGYSDNSSSSSMSSSECESESVDVDLWIKSGPPSKLDLRPEKVKFLEMFGLTTHTKKNYVELEKLERRKWQPAWNVSVDAGEERLVPLNLPVPLQSPSVLNSLPDYRMKSNFLQILGLRNVPVQTRQELEKTWMKIVEERIRRNCESALTKYTIKAYKKHKAVNKLKPNGLIETNNNNCTDITFKIPIVHQYGQTISTIKQEDPLNNSKNIEYNYVPLTMVLLEHPKNNRVIQNEFKIDDIKSEEVEKTKVKQWPGIQEIMESYQAFSKEREGEIEALSKRCTSLKEEVIMKQFEVKYLERRQRELHSTLFLTEQERKRLQKILDQLNNIVNAFR from the exons ATGCAAACAATGGACAAAATTCAAGTGAAGAAAGAGCCTCCGCCCACAGATCTTCAACCGTTAAAAGCGACTTCTGACGTTCCCGAGATATGTTTCGTTTGTGGAAATAAAAATCACTCTCAATCGTACTGGTTAAACGTACATCCGATACCGAACAAGCCGAAGGAACCCCATTTTCCATTTCTGACATCACATGCACCACCAGCAGGCTACGTTCCAAAGAGCGATCTCGCCGTTTCCGCTTGTTACCTGTGTTACACCTTACTCATCCAACAATGGGAAGCTTACGAATTATCTGCTCGGCCTCATTCAGAAAGGCTCTATTGGTTAAAAAGAGTCGATAATGGACCGTACACGGGGGCCGATATGGGCGTGCAAGGGGAATATGCTGCGCAAGTTCTAGGTTTAAATAATGAGAATAGCGTGGGAAGTAACGTTAGACCCCCGAGTCGAAGGGACGATATTAAAGTAGAAATATCGCCAAGGCCTCCACAG ATCGTGAGTGAGGAACGCGAGCACTCCGAGATGATCCCGGAAGGAGCCCTGGACTTGACTCACTCGCAGCCCTCGCTCCAGTCGCTTCCGGTTTTCCACAATCAAAACTCCAACTCGTCGACGGGGACGGACATCCTCGACCTGAGCATGCCGGATAAGAACTCGACGACGGAGGTGTGCTACGTGTGCGGGGACGGCTTCCCCCGCGGCAGCCTCGAAGTGATCGCCGCCAAGCAGCTTCCCGACTCCCCCGTGCAGCCGTTTTTTCCCAGCCTGATCGAACACCCCCGGCCGAGCAGGTCGCGGCCCATCGACTCGACGGGCCGAGTCCAGGCCTGCACCGACTGCCAGAAGCACCTCATAAAACAATGGCAGGCGTTCCAGACGCAGGGGGTGCCGCACAACGAGCGGAACTACACTCTGAGGAAGCGACAGTCGTCCACTTTGGACACTACGACTTTTATCTGTTATACTTGTGCCTTGGAATATCCTTCCAGCAGTATACGCTTGCTGTATTGTTGTCCGAATGCCGAAAAGGAAAAGTATTATCCGTTTATTCAGAACGTGAAGGCGCCCCCCGGAGCGAGCCCGATCAGTCCGCAGGGGATGATCCAGGTGTGTTACATCTGCTACAAGGCCATACCCCAGAAACATCAAGTGTTCGGTGGTGATCCTAGTGCTATCGTGAATAATCACGTGTCTGTGACTGACGTGCAGTACCACAATAGTACTTCGTCGAGGCCTAGTACTGTTAAATCGCCAGCAAACAGTGCCGGTTCTGACATTAGATATAAGCCGTACGACATCAATCCCGCTATTATCACCAGCAAGAAGAAACAAGCCGCGTTGGAAAGTCGGCAGTTAATGaag GCGAATATGGCGTCGAGAACCACTTCACCTGCTCCAGACATCAACGGCCAACCTTTGACTCAGAGTTACAGATGTTACATTTGTACCGGCCTCTTTCCTCGGACGCAAATGGAATGGATAAGCACTTCACCCGAAGGAATGAATTCGCACGCCATGCACTTTCCTTGTCTCCGAAACGTGGCCAGAACGTCGGAAAACAGTTGTATGGACTCACACGGACGAGTGCTAAGCTGTACCAGATGCGTCAATCACTTAGCTCAACAGTGGGAAACTTATGAAAACGAAAGAGTACCTTTAGAGAGAAGAAG GTACGAAATTCCAATGCCTGATCCTTCTTCATCGAACGGTGATAGAGGAATCCCAACACCTCCAAGTACAAATAGTGAAAGGACAATAGCAAGTAATCCGGGAGGGAGCAGTATTTATTGCTTCGTCTGCGGATTGCATTCAGAGTTTACTTTAGCTAGAGTCGTCTACGGGCGTCCACAAG GGAGAAATGCTCCTTACTTTCCATATCTTCTCCAACGAGTTAGTCCTCCAAATACCGAACAGCTTCGCGAAGATGGCTCAGCTCTAGTCTGCACGTTCTGTTACCACAGTTTAGTGAGTCAGTGGAGGCGGTACGAGGCTCAAGGCTTGTCTGCGCCCTCTGCCGACAAAAGAGAATACAATACTCACGACTACTGTTGCTACGTCTGTGGAATTACGACTTATAGGAAACGAGTTAGGGCCCTATTAATTAAg gattttccttttctgagGTTTCACCCCCAACCGGAACACTCTTTGTTGTTAGAAAATGGCGATTACGCGGTTGTCTGTTTAGATTGTTATGAAACGTTAAGAACTCAAAGTTTGGAGTATGAAAGGTGGGGATTACCGTTGGACAAGAGGCAATACAATTGGATAACGCAGCCTCCTCCTCCCGAAGATAGTCCCGAAGCCACAATCGCAAGACTGCCGAGCGGACAAAGAAGTGATAAAGTT GTTCCTCCAACTTTTTTAGCGAAGCcatcaaaaaagaattgtTCGCCTAAGCTAATAGAAAGAAAATCTGGCTCAAAATCGGAACCAAG tgacgaTGGTCATTACGTTTCAGTACCAAATAGCCCAAAAGTAGTAGTTTCAACGAACGGGAGCGCAAAACCGAGAGTAACAACAGGACACGCAGTCCCAGGTCCTGGTCCGGGAACGCAGTCCCAAAGTTCCCATTCCTTCGCAGCGGCATTGCGTAATTTAGCCCAACAATCAGTTCCTGGCAGCGAACACCCATCAACGACTCCATCGGCTCCAGAGCCGCTACGCAGGGAGTCCG CCAGCGTTCCAGCTCCCGAAAAGTCAAAAGTGTCGAGTGAACTACCCCTGTACGCCACCTCGTCCATACGACCGCCGGAAACCAGAATGTCGGTGGGAAATTCTACCGACAGATATCCGCAGTCCTCTCTAACCGACTTAGGACGGAGTGGCTTTCAACCGTACCGTCCCGAGGAGAGAATTCCTTCGGTTCCTGTGGGTTTAGAAGTTCCGGGGTATCCGCCGTACGGTTACCCGTCGATTCCGCTCTTGGATGAACAACTGTATTACGAAAGAATGGGGCTGTTGAGGCCGCCCTGGCCGCCTCTAGGACCGGCGTATTTACCTTATATGCTACCGGGGGCTAGCATGCCTCTGTACATCCACGAAAG GTTAAAATTAGAAGAGGAACATCGCCAGCGGTTGGCGGCGGTCCGCAAAGACGATCACACCGAACGAGAGATGCTAGAACATCGCGAGCTGTTGCAGCAGCAGCGCGAACGCGAGCAGAGGGAGAAAGAGCGGGCCCAGCGCGACCGTGAGAAAGCTCAACAGGCCCGGATATCTCCCCACATGACTCCGTCACATCTCTCGGCTCAATCCCCGATGATGCTTCCGATTTTACATTCCGGATCCATGTTGCCGTCAACTCCCCTTAGTCTGACCTCGACAACCCGTCAATCACCTCTGAGTGCAGGTTTTTTAACTCCTAGTTCTTTATCGCACAACTATCCCGTTCCGCGTTCAAGTCCATCGTTACAACGACATTCTCCCCACACGAATCTACATTCTAGTACCGGTTATTCGCTAAATTTAAGTCAGCAACAGAGACAATCGCCGATCATCCAGCCGTCGGGCCCCCTGATTAACAATACGAGTATGGGGCAGTTATCTAGTCAAGTACCGAAAGCGCCAACTCCGAAGTTGAGTACAGTGCCTAAGATAAGTGTGGCGCCGACTCCCGTAACTAGTACTAGTGTGGTTAATTCGAATTCTTCAAGTGATGTGACCAAAACAGTGACGGATGATCGGCCGACTGCTTCAAGCGCAG CCAGGAAGCCTACCATAGCACCGAATCAACTTTATCAATTTAACACGCAAACTGAACCAACTTTACCTCAAACTGTCCCCCTACCGtgtaataacaaaaatgtaataaaaccGAACAATCAAGAACAACAAACAAAGTGTAAACCGTCACCTTACAACATCGACTACATCGTGAAAGACTTGGCCATACCCAAACAGTCGAAGGATCCCTCTGAATCGCCACTGAAGAACGGGACGAAGATAAAAACGGAGAACGCGACGGAGAGCGCACAGAAGGAGGAGAAGAAGAGCAAGGAGGAAGCGAAGGAGAGCAGATTTTTCGACAGTGCTTATTCAGACATGAGTTCCGAGGTTAAACACGCGAGCACACCGGTCAACAACAGCGTCAACCAACAGACGCACAGTCCACAGTTGCCGGTACCATCCCCGAATTTACCGATCGAACCGAAAGAATGCCATAAACAGATCCTACCAAATACGTTTGTTCCTacgattaataataattatataagCGCACCTCATAGTACTAGTCAGAACGAATTACGTAAAACAGACTGTTTCGAAACACATTCCACGGATTTGGCAGAGAAGTCGACCGATTCCAATAAGAACGCGTCGCTGACGCTCAAACCGATCAACAAGCTGTGCAACACCATCAGTCCGACAGAGGGCGTCGACAGCGCCACCTGTCAAAAACCACCAATCGAAACCCCGTTCACCGTGCTGAACATACCGAACCTGAACTTCCAAGCGCCTCCGGTGAAGCGCCAGAAGTTGAGCAAAATCGACGTGGCCACAATCAGGAGGAAAATGCGCCGACAGAAGCGCCTGATCAAGCCGAAAGAACCGAAGGTAATCAGCGACAACAACAGTAAAGTGACCGTAGATTTCGGAGTGTCGGTTTTCGGCTACTCCGACAACTCCAGTTCCAGTTCAATGTCCAGTTCGGAGTGCGAGAGCGAGAGCGTGGATGTCGATTTGTGGATCAAATCGGGACCGCCCTCCAAGCTCGACCTGCGGCCGGAGAAAGTCAAGTTTTTGGAAATGTTCGGCTTGACGACCCACACCAAGAAGAACT ATGTCGAACTGGAGAAACTGGAAAGGCGAAAATGGCAACCAGCATGGAATGTCAGTGTTGACGCGGGCGAGGAGCGCCTCGTCCCGTTGAATCTACCAGTGCCTTTGCAGTCGCCGTCTGTACTGAATAGCCTGCCGGATTACAGGATGAAGAGCaattttttgcagattttgGGACTGCGAAACGTTCCTGTCCAAACAAGACAAG AACTGGAAAAGACTTGGATGAAGATCGTTGAAGAACGAATACGGAGAAACTGTGAGTCGGCTTTGACGAAATACACCATTAAAGCGTACAAGAAGCATAAAGCCGTCAACAAGCTAAAACCGAACGGCCTAATCGAAACGAACAACAATAACTGTACCGATATCACCTTCAAAATTCCCATAGTCCACCAGTATGGGCAAACAATCTCGACGATTAAACAGGAAGACCCACTAAACAATTCGAAGAATATCGAATACAACTACGTACCTCTGACGATGGTTCTGCTGGAGCACCCCAAGAACAACAGAGTCATCCAGAACGAGTTTAAAATCGACGACATCAAATCTGAAGAGGTGgaaaaaacaaaagtgaagCAGTGGCCGGGGATTCAGGAGATCATGGAGTCGTATCAGGCATTTTCCAAAG AACGTGAAGGGGAGATTGAGGCATTGTCGAAACGATGCACCTCTCTGAAAGAAGAAGTGATAATGAAGCAGTTCGAGGTGAAGTACCTCGAGCGGCGTCAGAGGGAGCTGCATTCGACTTTATTTCTAACAGAACAGGAAAGGAAACGACTACAGAAAATTCTCGACCAATTAAACAATATCGTCAATGCTTTTAGGTAG
- the px gene encoding uncharacterized protein px isoform X3 produces the protein MQTMDKIQVKKEPPPTDLQPLKATSDVPEICFVCGNKNHSQSYWLNVHPIPNKPKEPHFPFLTSHAPPAGYVPKSDLAVSACYLCYTLLIQQWEAYELSARPHSERLYWLKRVDNGPYTGADMGVQGEYAAQVLGLNNENSVGSNVRPPSRRDDIKVEISPRPPQIVSEEREHSEMIPEGALDLTHSQPSLQSLPVFHNQNSNSSTGTDILDLSMPDKNSTTEVCYVCGDGFPRGSLEVIAAKQLPDSPVQPFFPSLIEHPRPSRSRPIDSTGRVQACTDCQKHLIKQWQAFQTQGVPHNERNYTLRKRQSSTLDTTTFICYTCALEYPSSSIRLLYCCPNAEKEKYYPFIQNVKAPPGASPISPQGMIQVCYICYKAIPQKHQVFGGDPSAIVNNHVSVTDVQYHNSTSSRPSTVKSPANSAGSDIRYKPYDINPAIITSKKKQAALESRQLMKANMASRTTSPAPDINGQPLTQSYRCYICTGLFPRTQMEWISTSPEGMNSHAMHFPCLRNVARTSENSCMDSHGRVLSCTRCVNHLAQQWETYENERVPLERRRYEIPMPDPSSSNGDRGIPTPPSTNSERTIASNPGGSSIYCFVCGLHSEFTLARVVYGRPQGRNAPYFPYLLQRVSPPNTEQLREDGSALVCTFCYHSLVSQWRRYEAQGLSAPSADKREYNTHDYCCYVCGITTYRKRVRALLIKDFPFLRFHPQPEHSLLLENGDYAVVCLDCYETLRTQSLEYERWGLPLDKRQYNWITQPPPPEDSPEATIARLPSGQRSDKVVPPTFLAKPSKKNCSPKLIERKSGSKSEPSDDGHYVSVPNSPKVVVSTNGSAKPRVTTGHAVPGPGPGTQSQSSHSFAAALRNLAQQSVPGSEHPSTTPSAPEPLRRESASVPAPEKSKVSSELPLYATSSIRPPETRMSVGNSTDRYPQSSLTDLGRSGFQPYRPEERIPSVPVGLEVPGYPPYGYPSIPLLDEQLYYERMGLLRPPWPPLGPAYLPYMLPGASMPLYIHERLKLEEEHRQRLAAVRKDDHTEREMLEHRELLQQQREREQREKERAQRDREKAQQARISPHMTPSHLSAQSPMMLPILHSGSMLPSTPLSLTSTTRQSPLSAARKPTIAPNQLYQFNTQTEPTLPQTVPLPCNNKNVIKPNNQEQQTKCKPSPYNIDYIVKDLAIPKQSKDPSESPLKNGTKIKTENATESAQKEEKKSKEEAKESRFFDSAYSDMSSEVKHASTPVNNSVNQQTHSPQLPVPSPNLPIEPKECHKQILPNTFVPTINNNYISAPHSTSQNELRKTDCFETHSTDLAEKSTDSNKNASLTLKPINKLCNTISPTEGVDSATCQKPPIETPFTVLNIPNLNFQAPPVKRQKLSKIDVATIRRKMRRQKRLIKPKEPKVISDNNSKVTVDFGVSVFGYSDNSSSSSMSSSECESESVDVDLWIKSGPPSKLDLRPEKVKFLEMFGLTTHTKKNYVELEKLERRKWQPAWNVSVDAGEERLVPLNLPVPLQSPSVLNSLPDYRMKSNFLQILGLRNVPVQTRQELEKTWMKIVEERIRRNCESALTKYTIKAYKKHKAVNKLKPNGLIETNNNNCTDITFKIPIVHQYGQTISTIKQEDPLNNSKNIEYNYVPLTMVLLEHPKNNRVIQNEFKIDDIKSEEVEKTKVKQWPGIQEIMESYQAFSKEREGEIEALSKRCTSLKEEVIMKQFEVKYLERRQRELHSTLFLTEQERKRLQKILDQLNNIVNAFR, from the exons ATGCAAACAATGGACAAAATTCAAGTGAAGAAAGAGCCTCCGCCCACAGATCTTCAACCGTTAAAAGCGACTTCTGACGTTCCCGAGATATGTTTCGTTTGTGGAAATAAAAATCACTCTCAATCGTACTGGTTAAACGTACATCCGATACCGAACAAGCCGAAGGAACCCCATTTTCCATTTCTGACATCACATGCACCACCAGCAGGCTACGTTCCAAAGAGCGATCTCGCCGTTTCCGCTTGTTACCTGTGTTACACCTTACTCATCCAACAATGGGAAGCTTACGAATTATCTGCTCGGCCTCATTCAGAAAGGCTCTATTGGTTAAAAAGAGTCGATAATGGACCGTACACGGGGGCCGATATGGGCGTGCAAGGGGAATATGCTGCGCAAGTTCTAGGTTTAAATAATGAGAATAGCGTGGGAAGTAACGTTAGACCCCCGAGTCGAAGGGACGATATTAAAGTAGAAATATCGCCAAGGCCTCCACAG ATCGTGAGTGAGGAACGCGAGCACTCCGAGATGATCCCGGAAGGAGCCCTGGACTTGACTCACTCGCAGCCCTCGCTCCAGTCGCTTCCGGTTTTCCACAATCAAAACTCCAACTCGTCGACGGGGACGGACATCCTCGACCTGAGCATGCCGGATAAGAACTCGACGACGGAGGTGTGCTACGTGTGCGGGGACGGCTTCCCCCGCGGCAGCCTCGAAGTGATCGCCGCCAAGCAGCTTCCCGACTCCCCCGTGCAGCCGTTTTTTCCCAGCCTGATCGAACACCCCCGGCCGAGCAGGTCGCGGCCCATCGACTCGACGGGCCGAGTCCAGGCCTGCACCGACTGCCAGAAGCACCTCATAAAACAATGGCAGGCGTTCCAGACGCAGGGGGTGCCGCACAACGAGCGGAACTACACTCTGAGGAAGCGACAGTCGTCCACTTTGGACACTACGACTTTTATCTGTTATACTTGTGCCTTGGAATATCCTTCCAGCAGTATACGCTTGCTGTATTGTTGTCCGAATGCCGAAAAGGAAAAGTATTATCCGTTTATTCAGAACGTGAAGGCGCCCCCCGGAGCGAGCCCGATCAGTCCGCAGGGGATGATCCAGGTGTGTTACATCTGCTACAAGGCCATACCCCAGAAACATCAAGTGTTCGGTGGTGATCCTAGTGCTATCGTGAATAATCACGTGTCTGTGACTGACGTGCAGTACCACAATAGTACTTCGTCGAGGCCTAGTACTGTTAAATCGCCAGCAAACAGTGCCGGTTCTGACATTAGATATAAGCCGTACGACATCAATCCCGCTATTATCACCAGCAAGAAGAAACAAGCCGCGTTGGAAAGTCGGCAGTTAATGaag GCGAATATGGCGTCGAGAACCACTTCACCTGCTCCAGACATCAACGGCCAACCTTTGACTCAGAGTTACAGATGTTACATTTGTACCGGCCTCTTTCCTCGGACGCAAATGGAATGGATAAGCACTTCACCCGAAGGAATGAATTCGCACGCCATGCACTTTCCTTGTCTCCGAAACGTGGCCAGAACGTCGGAAAACAGTTGTATGGACTCACACGGACGAGTGCTAAGCTGTACCAGATGCGTCAATCACTTAGCTCAACAGTGGGAAACTTATGAAAACGAAAGAGTACCTTTAGAGAGAAGAAG GTACGAAATTCCAATGCCTGATCCTTCTTCATCGAACGGTGATAGAGGAATCCCAACACCTCCAAGTACAAATAGTGAAAGGACAATAGCAAGTAATCCGGGAGGGAGCAGTATTTATTGCTTCGTCTGCGGATTGCATTCAGAGTTTACTTTAGCTAGAGTCGTCTACGGGCGTCCACAAG GGAGAAATGCTCCTTACTTTCCATATCTTCTCCAACGAGTTAGTCCTCCAAATACCGAACAGCTTCGCGAAGATGGCTCAGCTCTAGTCTGCACGTTCTGTTACCACAGTTTAGTGAGTCAGTGGAGGCGGTACGAGGCTCAAGGCTTGTCTGCGCCCTCTGCCGACAAAAGAGAATACAATACTCACGACTACTGTTGCTACGTCTGTGGAATTACGACTTATAGGAAACGAGTTAGGGCCCTATTAATTAAg gattttccttttctgagGTTTCACCCCCAACCGGAACACTCTTTGTTGTTAGAAAATGGCGATTACGCGGTTGTCTGTTTAGATTGTTATGAAACGTTAAGAACTCAAAGTTTGGAGTATGAAAGGTGGGGATTACCGTTGGACAAGAGGCAATACAATTGGATAACGCAGCCTCCTCCTCCCGAAGATAGTCCCGAAGCCACAATCGCAAGACTGCCGAGCGGACAAAGAAGTGATAAAGTT GTTCCTCCAACTTTTTTAGCGAAGCcatcaaaaaagaattgtTCGCCTAAGCTAATAGAAAGAAAATCTGGCTCAAAATCGGAACCAAG tgacgaTGGTCATTACGTTTCAGTACCAAATAGCCCAAAAGTAGTAGTTTCAACGAACGGGAGCGCAAAACCGAGAGTAACAACAGGACACGCAGTCCCAGGTCCTGGTCCGGGAACGCAGTCCCAAAGTTCCCATTCCTTCGCAGCGGCATTGCGTAATTTAGCCCAACAATCAGTTCCTGGCAGCGAACACCCATCAACGACTCCATCGGCTCCAGAGCCGCTACGCAGGGAGTCCG CCAGCGTTCCAGCTCCCGAAAAGTCAAAAGTGTCGAGTGAACTACCCCTGTACGCCACCTCGTCCATACGACCGCCGGAAACCAGAATGTCGGTGGGAAATTCTACCGACAGATATCCGCAGTCCTCTCTAACCGACTTAGGACGGAGTGGCTTTCAACCGTACCGTCCCGAGGAGAGAATTCCTTCGGTTCCTGTGGGTTTAGAAGTTCCGGGGTATCCGCCGTACGGTTACCCGTCGATTCCGCTCTTGGATGAACAACTGTATTACGAAAGAATGGGGCTGTTGAGGCCGCCCTGGCCGCCTCTAGGACCGGCGTATTTACCTTATATGCTACCGGGGGCTAGCATGCCTCTGTACATCCACGAAAG GTTAAAATTAGAAGAGGAACATCGCCAGCGGTTGGCGGCGGTCCGCAAAGACGATCACACCGAACGAGAGATGCTAGAACATCGCGAGCTGTTGCAGCAGCAGCGCGAACGCGAGCAGAGGGAGAAAGAGCGGGCCCAGCGCGACCGTGAGAAAGCTCAACAGGCCCGGATATCTCCCCACATGACTCCGTCACATCTCTCGGCTCAATCCCCGATGATGCTTCCGATTTTACATTCCGGATCCATGTTGCCGTCAACTCCCCTTAGTCTGACCTCGACAACCCGTCAATCACCTCTGAGTGCAG CCAGGAAGCCTACCATAGCACCGAATCAACTTTATCAATTTAACACGCAAACTGAACCAACTTTACCTCAAACTGTCCCCCTACCGtgtaataacaaaaatgtaataaaaccGAACAATCAAGAACAACAAACAAAGTGTAAACCGTCACCTTACAACATCGACTACATCGTGAAAGACTTGGCCATACCCAAACAGTCGAAGGATCCCTCTGAATCGCCACTGAAGAACGGGACGAAGATAAAAACGGAGAACGCGACGGAGAGCGCACAGAAGGAGGAGAAGAAGAGCAAGGAGGAAGCGAAGGAGAGCAGATTTTTCGACAGTGCTTATTCAGACATGAGTTCCGAGGTTAAACACGCGAGCACACCGGTCAACAACAGCGTCAACCAACAGACGCACAGTCCACAGTTGCCGGTACCATCCCCGAATTTACCGATCGAACCGAAAGAATGCCATAAACAGATCCTACCAAATACGTTTGTTCCTacgattaataataattatataagCGCACCTCATAGTACTAGTCAGAACGAATTACGTAAAACAGACTGTTTCGAAACACATTCCACGGATTTGGCAGAGAAGTCGACCGATTCCAATAAGAACGCGTCGCTGACGCTCAAACCGATCAACAAGCTGTGCAACACCATCAGTCCGACAGAGGGCGTCGACAGCGCCACCTGTCAAAAACCACCAATCGAAACCCCGTTCACCGTGCTGAACATACCGAACCTGAACTTCCAAGCGCCTCCGGTGAAGCGCCAGAAGTTGAGCAAAATCGACGTGGCCACAATCAGGAGGAAAATGCGCCGACAGAAGCGCCTGATCAAGCCGAAAGAACCGAAGGTAATCAGCGACAACAACAGTAAAGTGACCGTAGATTTCGGAGTGTCGGTTTTCGGCTACTCCGACAACTCCAGTTCCAGTTCAATGTCCAGTTCGGAGTGCGAGAGCGAGAGCGTGGATGTCGATTTGTGGATCAAATCGGGACCGCCCTCCAAGCTCGACCTGCGGCCGGAGAAAGTCAAGTTTTTGGAAATGTTCGGCTTGACGACCCACACCAAGAAGAACT ATGTCGAACTGGAGAAACTGGAAAGGCGAAAATGGCAACCAGCATGGAATGTCAGTGTTGACGCGGGCGAGGAGCGCCTCGTCCCGTTGAATCTACCAGTGCCTTTGCAGTCGCCGTCTGTACTGAATAGCCTGCCGGATTACAGGATGAAGAGCaattttttgcagattttgGGACTGCGAAACGTTCCTGTCCAAACAAGACAAG AACTGGAAAAGACTTGGATGAAGATCGTTGAAGAACGAATACGGAGAAACTGTGAGTCGGCTTTGACGAAATACACCATTAAAGCGTACAAGAAGCATAAAGCCGTCAACAAGCTAAAACCGAACGGCCTAATCGAAACGAACAACAATAACTGTACCGATATCACCTTCAAAATTCCCATAGTCCACCAGTATGGGCAAACAATCTCGACGATTAAACAGGAAGACCCACTAAACAATTCGAAGAATATCGAATACAACTACGTACCTCTGACGATGGTTCTGCTGGAGCACCCCAAGAACAACAGAGTCATCCAGAACGAGTTTAAAATCGACGACATCAAATCTGAAGAGGTGgaaaaaacaaaagtgaagCAGTGGCCGGGGATTCAGGAGATCATGGAGTCGTATCAGGCATTTTCCAAAG AACGTGAAGGGGAGATTGAGGCATTGTCGAAACGATGCACCTCTCTGAAAGAAGAAGTGATAATGAAGCAGTTCGAGGTGAAGTACCTCGAGCGGCGTCAGAGGGAGCTGCATTCGACTTTATTTCTAACAGAACAGGAAAGGAAACGACTACAGAAAATTCTCGACCAATTAAACAATATCGTCAATGCTTTTAGGTAG